A genomic region of Kribbella sp. NBC_00382 contains the following coding sequences:
- a CDS encoding Gfo/Idh/MocA family protein: protein MGVDRVRWGVVATGNISTSFTKDLAVLEDEAVVTAVASRSLESANKFADEFGIEHRYDDWRRLIDDGHVDVLYIGTPHPQHYAIARAALQAKIAVLCEKPVTLTAKQARDLVAVAHENNTLFAEAMWMRTNPVVQAFFEDLAKGTIGEPMEALADFGFHKPQLPARLLDHALGGGSLMDGGIYPMTFVYMALGKPAEVKAVGSLNDDGVDLNVAMAWRYDSGAVAALTCGLRSQNPWTASVSGPEGSLLLPHRFHNPEYYVRSTASGQERVDVPAHGLGYHYEAAEVMRALRAGQIECPALPHAATIEILELLDETRRQIGVSYPGDDEYLGG from the coding sequence ATGGGTGTAGATCGCGTCCGCTGGGGAGTTGTTGCTACTGGCAACATCTCCACCTCGTTCACCAAAGACCTCGCCGTCCTCGAAGACGAGGCGGTGGTGACGGCCGTCGCGTCACGCTCACTGGAGTCCGCGAACAAGTTCGCCGACGAGTTCGGCATCGAGCACCGGTACGACGACTGGCGCCGGCTGATCGACGACGGCCACGTCGACGTCCTCTACATCGGTACTCCGCACCCGCAGCACTACGCGATCGCCCGCGCCGCGCTGCAGGCCAAGATCGCCGTACTCTGCGAGAAGCCGGTCACGCTGACCGCGAAGCAGGCCCGCGACCTCGTTGCCGTCGCCCACGAGAACAACACGCTCTTCGCCGAGGCGATGTGGATGCGCACCAACCCCGTCGTCCAGGCGTTCTTCGAGGACCTGGCCAAGGGCACCATCGGTGAGCCGATGGAGGCGCTGGCCGACTTCGGCTTCCACAAGCCGCAACTCCCGGCCCGGCTGCTCGATCACGCCCTGGGCGGCGGCTCGCTGATGGACGGCGGCATCTACCCGATGACGTTCGTCTACATGGCGCTCGGCAAGCCCGCCGAGGTCAAGGCGGTCGGCTCGCTCAACGACGACGGCGTCGACCTGAACGTCGCGATGGCCTGGCGCTACGACTCCGGCGCGGTCGCCGCGCTGACCTGCGGGCTCCGTTCGCAGAACCCGTGGACTGCCTCGGTCAGCGGTCCCGAGGGCAGCCTGCTGCTCCCGCACCGCTTCCACAACCCCGAGTACTACGTCCGCAGTACGGCCAGCGGCCAGGAGCGCGTGGACGTACCGGCGCATGGCCTTGGGTACCACTACGAAGCAGCCGAAGTGATGCGTGCGCTGCGCGCCGGGCAGATCGAGTGCCCGGCCCTTCCGCATGCCGCGACGATCGAGATCCTCGAGCTGCTGGACGAGACGCGTAGACAGATCGGGGTCAGCTACCCCGGCGACGACGAATACCTGGGTGGATAA
- a CDS encoding amidase produces MSSTRQGPGDVSPGPRTAVAAVEELQFRYSELNPLVNAVCTPNPAALTEAVRLDTERDDGRIRGPLHGLPVLVKDNIDTADLPTTAGSLALADQPPPPYDAPLVRRLREAGCIILGKTNLSEWANFRGSASSSGWSAYGGLTRNPYALNRSAGGSSSGSGAAVAAGLADLAIGTETNGSIVCPAALNGIVGLKPTVGLIPQQGIIPLSHSQDTAGPMTRTVRQAAALLTVMTGGGIDYEASCASEDLTGVRIGVPRGPLWGYSNSLDQVTEQALTLLSAAGATLVDRLSLPSPGSEEDQLAILAYEMKVDLAAYLATRHPGGPRTVADVIAFNKAHADTELRYFGQELFERSEQTDGLDSAVYVAARLSGLRAGRDGIDNLLRDNQLDALVTPSYSPAWAIDLLNGDHVLGSSSSHAALAGYPLLAVPSGLVEGLPVGITFHGTGRSDATLIRLAHAFETARIKAHGPFPTPEFTPWV; encoded by the coding sequence GTGAGCTCAACTCGACAAGGCCCCGGCGACGTGTCGCCCGGTCCGCGAACCGCCGTCGCGGCGGTCGAGGAGCTGCAGTTCCGGTACTCCGAGCTGAATCCGCTCGTGAACGCCGTCTGCACCCCCAACCCAGCCGCCCTGACCGAAGCCGTCCGACTGGACACGGAACGTGACGACGGCCGGATCCGTGGACCACTCCACGGCCTGCCCGTGCTGGTCAAGGACAACATCGACACCGCCGACCTCCCCACCACGGCGGGCTCACTGGCGCTGGCCGACCAGCCGCCTCCCCCGTACGACGCCCCGCTGGTCCGCCGCCTGCGTGAGGCCGGCTGCATCATCCTGGGCAAGACGAATCTGAGCGAGTGGGCCAACTTCCGCGGCTCGGCCTCGTCATCCGGCTGGAGCGCGTACGGCGGCCTGACCCGCAACCCGTACGCCCTCAACCGCTCCGCCGGCGGCTCCTCGAGCGGCTCCGGCGCAGCAGTCGCCGCCGGGCTGGCCGACCTCGCGATCGGTACCGAGACCAACGGCTCGATCGTCTGCCCAGCGGCCCTCAACGGCATCGTCGGCCTCAAACCGACGGTCGGCCTGATCCCGCAGCAGGGCATCATCCCGCTCAGCCACTCGCAGGACACGGCCGGTCCGATGACCAGGACCGTCCGTCAGGCCGCCGCCCTGCTCACCGTGATGACCGGCGGTGGCATCGACTACGAGGCCAGCTGCGCATCGGAGGACCTCACCGGCGTTCGCATCGGAGTACCGCGTGGCCCGTTGTGGGGGTACTCGAACAGCCTCGACCAGGTCACCGAGCAGGCACTGACGCTGCTGTCGGCGGCCGGCGCGACGCTCGTCGACCGGCTGTCGCTGCCGTCGCCGGGCAGCGAGGAGGACCAGCTCGCGATCCTCGCGTACGAGATGAAGGTCGACCTCGCCGCGTACCTGGCCACCCGCCACCCCGGCGGCCCGCGCACCGTCGCCGACGTGATCGCCTTCAACAAGGCCCACGCCGACACGGAGCTCCGGTACTTCGGCCAAGAACTCTTCGAGCGCTCCGAGCAGACCGACGGCCTCGACTCGGCCGTCTACGTCGCCGCCCGGCTGTCCGGGCTGCGAGCCGGTCGCGACGGGATCGACAACCTGTTGCGCGACAATCAGCTAGACGCACTGGTCACACCGTCGTACTCACCTGCTTGGGCGATCGACCTGCTCAACGGAGATCACGTGCTCGGCAGTTCGTCCTCACATGCCGCATTGGCCGGCTATCCGCTGCTCGCGGTGCCGTCCGGCCTGGTCGAAGGCCTGCCTGTCGGGATCACCTTCCACGGCACCGGCCGCAGTGACGCCACCCTCATTCGCTTGGCGCACGCCTTCGAAACCGCGAGAATCAAGGCTCACGGCCCGTTCCCGACCCCGGAGTTCACACCATGGGTGTAG
- a CDS encoding DUF3263 domain-containing protein translates to MDSANASTSGPAEAGLPAVAGLSDRDGAILGFERHWWKYAGAKEQAIRDQFQMSATRYYQVLNALIDRPEALAHDPLLVKRLRRLRAARQRARSARRLGIEV, encoded by the coding sequence ATGGACAGCGCCAACGCCAGCACCTCCGGCCCCGCCGAGGCGGGCCTGCCGGCCGTCGCTGGGTTGTCCGACCGGGACGGTGCCATCCTCGGCTTCGAGCGGCACTGGTGGAAGTACGCCGGTGCCAAGGAGCAGGCGATCCGGGACCAGTTCCAGATGTCGGCGACCCGGTACTACCAGGTGCTCAACGCCCTGATCGACCGGCCCGAGGCCCTCGCGCACGACCCACTGCTGGTCAAGCGCCTGCGCCGGCTGCGAGCCGCCCGCCAACGGGCCCGATCCGCCCGTCGGCTGGGCATCGAGGTCTGA
- a CDS encoding LytR C-terminal domain-containing protein — MNRRSRDDRGQVLSSLVAVLAVVAIVGGLLVLFGTRGNDSVADSGKPAASPTPKPSPKPSAPVSSAPPAEPSSTPPPVEPSAPTSVTPSGQPSAPPSAPASIPVTERPAVEVYNNTPRKGLAEDVSVRARQAGWIVTGKDNWHGKIVASTVYFPAGMQAEANQLARDLGIGRTKDALDNMKKDRLTVILTTDYAG; from the coding sequence TTGAACCGCCGTTCGCGCGACGACAGGGGCCAGGTCCTCTCGTCTCTGGTCGCCGTGCTCGCCGTGGTCGCGATCGTCGGTGGGTTGCTGGTGCTGTTCGGGACGCGGGGCAACGACTCGGTGGCGGACTCCGGGAAGCCCGCGGCCTCGCCGACCCCGAAGCCCTCGCCTAAGCCGAGTGCGCCGGTGTCTTCGGCACCACCTGCCGAGCCGTCCTCTACTCCGCCGCCTGTCGAGCCCTCTGCGCCGACCTCCGTGACGCCTTCCGGGCAGCCGTCCGCGCCCCCGAGTGCTCCGGCATCGATCCCAGTGACCGAGCGGCCGGCCGTCGAGGTCTACAACAACACTCCGCGCAAGGGACTGGCCGAGGACGTCTCGGTCCGGGCCCGGCAGGCCGGCTGGATCGTCACCGGCAAGGACAACTGGCACGGCAAGATCGTCGCCAGCACGGTGTACTTCCCGGCCGGGATGCAGGCCGAGGCGAACCAGCTCGCCCGGGATCTCGGGATCGGCCGCACCAAGGACGCCCTCGACAACATGAAGAAGGACCGGCTCACGGTCATTCTCACCACGGACTACGCCGGATGA
- the otsB gene encoding trehalose-phosphatase codes for MSTPELVTAAGREGWEALVADPASAVIASDFDGTLSPLVEDPSMSRAADGALDALARLARSVGQVAIVTGRPALVATELSGVTGHPGLGRLVVLGHYGLERWEASTGAVTSDPVPPGVEVAREKLPALLQELGFGDAFVEDKGSSLAVHTRRLPDPVPALEVLRQPLTDLAESVDLRLEPGNLVLELRPPGIDKGVALRRLIESTGARTVLYAGDDLGDLAAFEALDILRRDGLHAVLVAARSSGATALTDAADIVVDDPSGVVTVLTALADAIATR; via the coding sequence ATGAGTACTCCCGAACTGGTGACTGCGGCCGGGCGGGAGGGCTGGGAGGCGCTCGTCGCGGATCCGGCCAGTGCGGTGATCGCGTCGGACTTCGACGGCACGCTGTCGCCGTTGGTGGAGGATCCGTCGATGTCGCGGGCGGCCGATGGGGCGCTCGACGCACTGGCCCGGCTGGCCCGGTCGGTGGGGCAGGTGGCCATCGTGACCGGCCGGCCCGCATTGGTCGCTACCGAGCTGTCTGGGGTTACTGGGCATCCGGGGTTGGGGCGTCTCGTAGTACTGGGTCACTACGGGCTGGAGCGGTGGGAGGCGTCCACTGGTGCCGTCACTAGCGACCCTGTACCGCCTGGGGTCGAGGTAGCCCGTGAGAAGCTCCCTGCTCTGCTGCAGGAGCTCGGCTTCGGTGACGCGTTCGTAGAAGACAAGGGCAGCTCGCTCGCGGTTCACACGCGCCGCCTGCCCGACCCAGTGCCTGCACTAGAGGTACTACGCCAGCCCCTGACTGACCTGGCCGAGTCGGTGGACCTCCGCCTGGAGCCCGGCAACCTGGTTCTCGAACTCCGCCCACCCGGCATCGACAAGGGCGTAGCCCTCCGCCGCCTGATCGAGTCCACCGGCGCCCGCACCGTCCTCTACGCCGGCGACGACCTCGGCGACCTGGCCGCCTTCGAAGCCCTCGACATCCTTCGCCGTGATGGCCTGCACGCAGTACTGGTAGCCGCCCGCTCCTCCGGCGCCACCGCCCTCACCGATGCCGCCGACATCGTCGTAGACGACCCCTCCGGCGTAGTCACAGTCCTCACCGCCCTGGCCGACGCCATCGCAACCCGCTGA
- a CDS encoding DNA-3-methyladenine glycosylase family protein, which translates to MLIRLTPYSGLGEVEAEAWGPGAGWALDGVPELLGEADSWDGFEPLAEHRALVDAARRFSDFRVPRTRAVFEAMAAAGIEQVVTGKEAFAGWRMLLREYGEPAPGPGSPDGRKMMVPPSPEEWRMIPSWQWLRAGVEGRRSRVVITAATRAAALERTLELTDGAEVERRLRSLPGVGVWTAAEVRQRAHGDADAFSFADYHVSRDVSYALTGEELDDDGCAELIEPYRGHRYRVQALLGLAGHHHPRYGPRKSLPTHTPGATHRLR; encoded by the coding sequence GTGTTGATCAGGCTTACGCCGTACTCCGGGCTGGGTGAAGTTGAGGCGGAGGCGTGGGGGCCGGGGGCGGGGTGGGCGCTGGACGGGGTGCCGGAGTTGTTGGGGGAGGCGGATAGCTGGGACGGGTTCGAGCCGTTGGCTGAGCATCGGGCGTTGGTGGATGCGGCTCGGCGGTTCTCGGACTTTCGGGTGCCTCGGACTCGGGCTGTGTTCGAGGCGATGGCTGCGGCTGGGATCGAGCAGGTGGTGACGGGGAAGGAGGCGTTCGCCGGGTGGCGGATGCTGCTGCGAGAGTACGGGGAACCGGCGCCGGGGCCGGGGTCGCCTGATGGGCGGAAGATGATGGTGCCGCCGTCGCCGGAGGAGTGGCGGATGATTCCGTCGTGGCAGTGGTTGCGTGCCGGGGTCGAGGGGCGCCGGTCGCGGGTGGTGATCACCGCGGCGACGCGGGCGGCGGCGTTGGAGCGGACGCTGGAGCTGACCGACGGGGCTGAGGTCGAGCGCCGGCTCAGGTCCCTGCCAGGCGTGGGAGTCTGGACCGCCGCGGAGGTCCGGCAGCGCGCCCACGGGGATGCCGATGCCTTCTCGTTCGCCGACTACCACGTCTCGCGCGACGTCTCGTACGCCCTCACCGGCGAAGAACTCGACGACGACGGCTGCGCCGAACTCATCGAGCCCTACCGAGGCCACCGCTACCGAGTCCAAGCCCTCCTAGGCCTGGCCGGCCACCATCACCCCCGCTACGGCCCCCGCAAATCCCTCCCCACCCACACCCCCGGCGCCACCCACCGCCTTCGCTAA
- a CDS encoding cation:proton antiporter: protein MKIDGDGLYLVAGLALLVGAVLPRLLRRYAISAPMAFVAAGLVLGVFVERGRVSPIAESGVTEHLAELTILIALMGVGLAIDRPIGWKRWAVTWRLLLVAMPACIAAVAGVGWLVGLAPATALLLGAVLAPTDPVLASDVQVQGPTTGEGAEPEEDDEVRFALTSEAGLNDGLAFPFIYAAVFAATKGAVGNWALEWFAWDLIGKTVIGVAIGIGAGWLLGKMAFSAPSRTFRLADSREPVLALAMTLGVYGLAQVLHGYGFIAVFVAALTLRAAERSHDFHEDLHGFIEQLEHILTWGILLLLGVAITGGLLKPLTWAGAAIGLLLVLVLRPLTAWLSLAKTPMRRSERWVAAAFGVRGVGSVFYLAYAGADFSTDLPWLWATVGFTVVLSVAVHGVAATPLMRMLDLRRDRAA from the coding sequence ATGAAGATCGACGGGGATGGGCTCTACCTGGTTGCCGGGTTGGCTCTGCTGGTTGGCGCGGTGTTGCCGCGACTCTTGCGGCGGTATGCGATTTCGGCGCCGATGGCGTTTGTGGCGGCTGGGTTGGTGTTGGGGGTGTTTGTCGAGCGGGGGCGGGTTAGTCCGATCGCTGAGTCGGGGGTGACTGAGCATCTGGCCGAGTTGACGATTTTGATTGCGTTGATGGGGGTCGGGCTGGCGATCGATCGGCCGATCGGGTGGAAGCGGTGGGCTGTGACGTGGCGCCTGTTGCTGGTGGCGATGCCTGCTTGTATCGCGGCAGTGGCCGGCGTGGGGTGGCTGGTGGGGTTGGCGCCGGCTACGGCCTTGCTGCTGGGCGCAGTACTGGCTCCTACCGACCCGGTGCTCGCGTCGGACGTACAGGTGCAAGGACCGACGACCGGGGAGGGCGCCGAGCCGGAGGAGGACGATGAGGTGCGGTTCGCGCTCACCTCGGAGGCGGGGCTCAACGACGGGCTGGCCTTCCCGTTCATCTACGCGGCTGTGTTCGCGGCGACGAAGGGAGCGGTCGGGAACTGGGCGCTGGAGTGGTTCGCCTGGGACCTGATCGGCAAGACCGTGATCGGTGTCGCCATCGGGATCGGGGCCGGCTGGTTGCTCGGCAAGATGGCGTTCTCCGCGCCGTCGCGCACTTTCCGGCTGGCCGATTCACGCGAGCCGGTACTGGCGTTGGCGATGACGCTCGGCGTGTACGGCCTCGCCCAGGTACTGCATGGCTATGGATTCATCGCCGTCTTCGTCGCCGCCCTGACGCTAAGGGCCGCCGAGCGCAGCCATGACTTCCACGAGGACCTACACGGCTTCATCGAGCAGCTGGAACACATCCTCACCTGGGGCATCCTGCTGCTGCTCGGCGTCGCGATCACCGGCGGCCTGCTCAAGCCACTGACCTGGGCAGGCGCCGCGATCGGCCTGCTCCTCGTGCTGGTACTACGTCCGCTCACCGCCTGGCTATCCCTGGCCAAGACGCCGATGCGCCGGTCCGAGCGCTGGGTCGCGGCGGCGTTCGGCGTACGGGGTGTGGGGTCGGTGTTCTACCTGGCCTACGCAGGCGCCGACTTCAGCACCGACCTGCCGTGGCTGTGGGCAACCGTCGGCTTCACCGTCGTACTAAGCGTCGCGGTCCACGGTGTCGCCGCCACCCCACTCATGCGCATGCTCGACCTCCGCCGCGACCGAGCCGCCTGA
- the thrC gene encoding threonine synthase, with translation MSLSTAPTTHTIREGAFGNGTHLSCRACGAKSELGPFYACMECFGPLEVGYEFPTITRAQIEAGPKNIWRYQPLLPVPVDVASFPNTEPGYTRLIDAGNLARELGLRKLWVKDDSGNPTHSFKDRVVASALSATRELGMKVFACPSTGNLANAVAAAAARAGIRSVVFIPQDLERPKIITTAVYGGTLVAVEGNYDDVNKLASEIAGEEEGWAFVNVNVRPYYSEGSKTLAFEIAEQLGWRIPQQVVIPVASGSQLTKIDKGFTELGKLGLVDATDYKIYGAQATGCSPVAQAFRDGHDVVKPVKPDTIAKSLAIGNPADGPYVLDVARRTGGVIEDVSDEEVIQGIQLLARTEGIFTETAGGVTVATLKKLIETGQIDPDAETVIINSGDGLKTLDAVADRVGPKVTIPASYDAFVKAGLQ, from the coding sequence ATGAGCCTGAGCACCGCGCCGACCACCCACACCATCCGTGAAGGTGCCTTCGGCAACGGCACGCATCTGAGCTGTCGCGCGTGCGGCGCCAAATCCGAGCTCGGCCCGTTCTACGCCTGTATGGAGTGCTTCGGCCCGCTCGAGGTCGGGTACGAGTTCCCGACCATCACGCGTGCGCAGATCGAAGCCGGACCCAAGAACATCTGGCGGTACCAGCCGCTGCTGCCCGTCCCGGTCGACGTGGCCAGCTTCCCGAACACCGAGCCCGGCTACACCCGGCTGATCGACGCCGGCAACCTGGCCCGCGAGCTCGGCCTGCGCAAGCTGTGGGTGAAGGACGACTCGGGCAACCCGACGCACTCGTTCAAGGACCGGGTCGTCGCCTCCGCCCTGAGCGCCACCCGCGAGCTCGGCATGAAGGTCTTCGCCTGCCCCTCCACCGGCAACCTCGCGAACGCCGTCGCCGCGGCCGCCGCCCGGGCCGGCATCCGCTCGGTCGTGTTCATCCCGCAGGACCTCGAGCGCCCCAAGATCATCACCACTGCCGTGTACGGCGGCACGCTGGTGGCCGTCGAGGGCAACTACGACGACGTGAACAAGCTCGCCTCCGAGATCGCCGGTGAGGAGGAGGGCTGGGCGTTCGTCAACGTCAACGTCCGCCCGTACTACTCCGAGGGCTCCAAGACGCTCGCCTTCGAGATCGCCGAGCAGCTCGGCTGGCGGATCCCGCAGCAGGTGGTGATCCCGGTCGCGTCCGGCTCGCAGCTGACCAAGATCGACAAGGGCTTCACCGAGCTCGGCAAGCTGGGCCTGGTCGACGCGACCGACTACAAGATCTACGGCGCCCAGGCGACCGGGTGCTCGCCGGTCGCGCAGGCGTTCCGGGACGGCCACGATGTGGTGAAGCCGGTCAAGCCGGACACCATCGCGAAGTCGCTGGCGATCGGCAACCCGGCCGACGGACCGTACGTGCTCGACGTGGCCCGGCGTACCGGCGGGGTGATCGAGGACGTCAGCGACGAAGAGGTCATCCAGGGCATCCAGTTGCTCGCCCGGACCGAGGGCATCTTCACCGAGACCGCGGGCGGGGTGACCGTCGCGACGCTGAAGAAGCTGATCGAGACGGGGCAGATCGACCCCGACGCCGAGACCGTGATCATCAACTCCGGCGACGGGCTCAAGACGCTCGACGCCGTGGCCGACCGGGTCGGCCCGAAGGTCACCATCCCCGCGTCGTACGACGCCTTCGTGAAGGCGGGTCTGCAGTGA
- a CDS encoding ubiquitin-like small modifier protein 1 produces MSVSVRVPTILRPYTQGASEVSVEGATLSEVLESLDTSYPGIKGRVLDESGELRRFVNIYVDNDDVRFSEGLQTPIKDGGQISIIPAVAGG; encoded by the coding sequence GTGAGTGTCAGCGTCCGTGTCCCGACCATCCTGCGCCCCTACACCCAGGGTGCCTCCGAGGTCTCCGTCGAGGGGGCGACCCTGAGCGAGGTGCTCGAGTCCCTCGATACGTCGTACCCCGGCATCAAGGGCCGGGTGCTCGACGAGTCCGGCGAGCTCCGCCGGTTCGTCAACATCTACGTCGACAACGACGACGTCCGCTTCTCCGAGGGCCTGCAGACCCCCATCAAGGACGGCGGCCAGATCTCCATCATCCCCGCCGTCGCCGGCGGCTGA